In Dioscorea cayenensis subsp. rotundata cultivar TDr96_F1 unplaced genomic scaffold, TDr96_F1_v2_PseudoChromosome.rev07_lg8_w22 25.fasta BLBR01000581.1, whole genome shotgun sequence, the sequence AAGGATGGGAATCCCCGACCTCGAGTGGGAAGTGGGTGGGAAGAGGATCCCCGCCCCGTGCCAATTCCTACTTGCATAGTTGCACATGGTCAAGTGGATTAAGATTTTAAGTACTACTCTTACTAGAATTGGACCAAGTGGATTGTTGAGTGTTAGAAGTGGGCCAAGTGGCAACTTAGAATGCTTGGACTGTGTATAGTGGCTAATCATTGTCCTAGTTGATTCGAATTCAATTAGAGTGTGTCTTACTTGTTGCATAGTGTATGAAGTGTAAATTCAAAATGGGTTCACATTGTTGATCTACATGGAGAGATCAAGAAATGCAGGTTCAATTTAGATGGATTCATTGGTTAATGGTGGTatctttatcatgtttttcaaatAAGTTCACTGGTTAGTGGTTAGTGGGCTTAATTAATTGGAGTCAATGAAGTGGGCTCAATGACAAATTATTGGGGCAGTCATTTCGCTGGTTAAAGAAGCAGTAAAGCTTTCACTAGGATTATCAAATAGTGTTTTGGCTCTGATTTACTGAATCAAATTTTAAAGCTATAGTAAATAGACTAAATTGAATGTTACCTCACAGACGAAAATCCAGTCTCTATCCGGGTCAATATATCTTTGAAATTTGCTTTTCTTGCAGCTTCAAGAATTGCTACAAAAGCATGGATCTTTCAATACATTTATTTCAGAAAAGGAGCATCAACAAAATTcattgtgttaaaaaaataaaaagacacacccaatttaaaatattaataagtgACAATCCAAGATAAAAATTACATGATAGTTATCAGTAGTTAATCCTTTTGACAAAAAAACAAGTCGCTAGAATAGTTCGTTCACATAAGAGGTTAAATTTATAGATGTAATCTAATgattaaagaaacaaagaatgtATTAAGTCTAGTACTATCATATGTATCATTGTTTGTAATAGGTATTCAATAAACttagagaaaaatcaaaaaggaataacagcaaaaaaaaatttgagaaaagttttaaaaaaataaacctgAAATAAAACTAGGAATAAGTGATAATGTGCAGAAGCAGCTTTGTGCATTCATTGATATGTAAGCTTGGAGATCAGAAAGCAATGCTTAATAAAGCATTGTGGCTATTTGAAAGTTGGTGATTTGCCTTCAAATAGAAAATTGTTGATAATGGATCCACAAGCCCATTTGGTCAAGTCAAGTTTTGGGTGAAGTGAAATAACCTACTTGAGGACTATTACTCATGGAGTTACAACTACTCATATTTAATTCTCACCTCACCATTGGATAGAGTTAGATCTAGAGAGAGTTGtgaaccaaagaaagaaagaagaagaaaaagacgaAGTGTGCATTATGTTTGAGGTGGCATCTTTCCTATGGCATTTGCATCTTTCCAAGTAGTAGTGGAGCAACAATTGCATTATTCTCCCATGAATATATGCCTAGATTTAAATAAACCACATAAATTTGTGGTCTTTATCGTATGTGTTCATTGTGTCAATTGATGCCTTATTCCTAATTGTGAACCTAATTTATCCAGTGTGAAGTCATCTAATTCACCTCTTAATTATTATCAATAGGTTAGTTACACATACAATGCAACTTAAAATGTGTATTTAGCTCAagttttgtgttatttttcccCCTCAAACTCTGAAATTTAGCAGAAGCCTagttaaattgaaatttaagtaaaatatGAAACTCAGTCTTTCATGAGCTACCAGATTTAACTTCAGCAACAGCATTTCCAAATCCAATCTACCCATTAATTATAGTCATTTGAAGACAACATCTTCCGTAACCATCAAATAAACTCTCTGCAAAGCATAGTTGGCCAAGTCAGCTAAGTCACGACATCCTTAGACAAAGCCACATGTTCAGCGGCTCTATTTGGGTCCAAACTTAGATTTGAAAGGGTAAAGTAAAATTGaagttcaatgtttaaataACATTAAAGACCCTCACTTCTCTTGAAGCAAACCAACCTCTCCTCTTCAACTGTCATTCCTTGCTAGTTCCTTTCTTTTGAACAATTTCTAAGTCTTTTGATTTTAAGATTCATGTTAGGGAATTAAGGCAGAAATAAATGCTTGCAATTTATATAATACTATCATATTCATAGAAACCAAATCATCATGTTCTTATAAAAGTAACATTTCCAGAATAAAGACATAACACAAAACTTATACAAGGAGGGAGaaccaaaatataataaaggCATGCTGCTAGTACAATGATTACATGCATGTAGAAACTACAAAAGATCAAGTTCTCAATATACATTTAATTCAGATGATAAAGTCAGAACACGAACCAAATCCAGGGCCACTACTTTCCAAGTATGGTAGTCTGTATACATCTGCTTTATCCAACTTCAGTACGTATCTGTTGAAAGGTGCAACTTGTAATGTTCTCATATGTAAATTCAAAACTAAGCTAATTTACAACTAAATCTTACTAATAGAAAtcgattaaaaatatatatttagcaACTTACAACTTTTGGAAATTCTAATACCAAATCCACCACGGAAAACTTAAATAATCAATGGTGCTAATTACTAAAACCAATACATTATCCAAAATTTAATTACCTTATGTGCAAGATGATATACTAACTTAACGAAGTAAATAAAACTGAGCTcgaataaagaaaaatcatgaCAAGGCAATGGACAACCTTTATTTGTTAGCCCAATGCTTCAATTTTACCACAACCAACCTGTTTCGATTATTTTCATTCTCACTTTCCAGTCGCAACTATTTAGTCCTTCTATGACTAGACTTTCTTTAGGGTAATGGTCATTCTCAAAGAAAGGATAGGCCATCCTTACATGTAACAATCAAGTTGTAAAGAAGCATCCATAAGAATAAATTCTCCCAAGGAACaatcaaattaagaaaaagagaCACATTCTATGGGATGGGAAATTTACACAAAAAGGTCTTCACCTTTACCCCATTTTGTCGAGGGAAGTTATAGGATCCTACATTTGCAATATAAGGTGCATCCATTACCTATGCCTACTACACCACACATCTGCCTCAAGCAACTTCATATTAGCTTTCAACAGTCGGCAGAGTTTCTCATTAAAGATAGTTCAAAGTGTTACAGTTGACTTTTCGATTTCTAGATAAttcaaacatacaaaatgtaaaaacgtagaaaaatatttaaataatatgataatttagaaatttaaaactcaataaaaatgtGTATTATTACTAAGAGACATAAAACTAATTTACCAATAATTCacattttttaacaataaaatattgCACATTTATACTATCTTTTTTAACAAACaattaactatatataaaaacataaacttaAATCCAAGCATGTTCAAACTTTAAACAATATATCAAATTAGCTATAAATCTAAAACTTTTTAGACAAACATTAAATATGGCCAATTACATTGCCAATATTGATCTATTTCTGCAATTTGTTGGCCAAATTAATTATCCCATTAAACTTAATCATTCCTATCTGTGGTAATCAATGCATTAGCTTCTAATATACTATctgatatttgtatattttcataatttataattaGATTGAAATACCTTGTTTTTAGAACATGTATGTGTCAGCATAGTCCATACATCTATGCACTATCACATTATAAAACACTGATTATTACAAACTATAGATTgattcaataaaatttgttgtctaGTTAAACTATTGTGTTCTACATTGGTTCTTATAGATTAATGGGGTCAAATTTGTCATAATATATTGTTAATCATATATTCCTTTGTTTGAAATGATGAACCATAAGACACTCAGCTTTTTAGAATCTCATCAAAGAGTTACTGCATTAGCAAAAGGACTCCCCTTGCTGCTTACACAATCTTGACCCTTATGcttttatgcaataaatgttgAAGGGAATAATCTCTGTAACAAGTGATAGTTTATCTATCAAAACAATACTTATTGTTTTACTTATCTCTGGAACTTTTTAACTGATTGTTAATGTTTTACGAGcattttttgtgaattttgatcCTTCGTCCAAAGCTAGAAAATTCATTTAACTTTGAAGATTCATAAGCTTGCGTCTTTATGCCTTAAGAATATGGAGTGACAATGAGCTTAATAAGATTATCAGAATTTATTGCATGTTCAAGATGTGCGTGCGATGTCCAACACTTTTAACTCTAAAATGGATTCAAGTTATGAATAACACATTAGTTTCATTTGTTATGCTATGGAATCAAACAAATCTTCTAAATCTAAACATTCTGATTGTCTAACGCATTTAAGAGGGCTTTTAGATATCACTGGAatgccataattttatcaatatatgaCTTGGAAATCCTATCTTGAAACTGCCTTTATAATAGACATTTTCAAATAAGAAAGATGTTTAGGACGGTGTATTTCTAAAATTCTGTATAATTatgatgtttaaacaaaaaaaattcagtttttATTAGACTTCAGGCAATTGGAATGCCCCTGTTGTGCCTTCATATAATGACAGCAATGCAGATTAATTTGGCTCTCTGTtcaaatataaatcaagaaacaaaagaaaattcacAAATTGAGCAGTAGATGTAGGATACATACGGGCTACCTGCTTCAATAAAACGCTCAGCCATAACTGCATTTTGGCAAGTAAATTCACCATAAAGAGGAATTCTGAAAGGAAAGAAGATGTATAACACATAATTAGACAAGTCAATAGCAACTTCTTTTTGAAAGGTtaagctaaaaaaatatagttatgATTTCAAATTAGAAAAAGACCATAAAAGAGAACTACCTTaagcaaagaaaaaattttGATCATCAAGGCTATTTCTACGTTCATAAGGcatatttactatttttcttatttatcttttacttttgttatttaattattgccaGAAAGGTTGAGACTTCCCTGACAGGTAAGTACTGCATTGTAATATACCGTTTACAGAAAACCTAATTGCCACAAAACTTGtatagggaaaagaaaaagtataATTGAATCAGATACATAAAGGCAGGATCCTATATTATTATACATGGCAAATGTAATGAAGGATGTGTGGGTGCACACGTATGTAcagatatatacatatctcTCCTCATATATACAAATGCATGTTTATACATAGATATCAATAAAAACAGACCATGGTTAATCACATCAagttatcaataaaaaatacataattagaTTCTAAACTAGATTCTGATGCAGCAAATGAGATGATAGGATCTAACCTCAACTTCTGAAAAAGCCCAGGTAGCTGAGACGAAACAGATAATGGTGTATTCAGAATGACAACTTTCAAAACTTTATCTGAGTTTTTCACAGCCCAGGTTAATCCATATGAACCCACAAGAAAACCCTAGAGATTAATAGGAGAAATTAGAATTTATAAACCACATGAATTGCTCCAAATACTCAAGACAATCTCAAGTAACTAAGTCCATGAACGGTTTAAgctaaaaagaaatattattatCTTGTTGTATGATATTTCAAACAAGATAATGTTCATGAAGATAAGTTTCCAGTACCTGGGTTACTAAGAAGAAAGGTGAGTTGACACCAAGCACGGAAAGAAGCCTGTCAAATTCTACATGGAACTCCTCTTCTGGATGCCataatataagaaaatcaaatcacAGAAGTTTAGTTTATAATTGCTGTGAAAATGATAATCAAGCTCTATATACCAGTGTAAGAAAATCCATATCCTGGTTGGGGTTTATCACTAAATCCAAATCCTATCCAGTCAGGTGCAAAACAGTGGTAGCCAGCATCTGCCATCTGACCAATAGATCACTACTTAGGATTGAGATATGCAAACCTCAATATGAAGGTACAATAAATAGGTCTACAAATTGTGCCATCTTTAATAACAGATGCACACTAATAGCTGTCCATAGTGGCGCACATTAGAAATAAGCATTTTCATGCATGCAATGGAATGAGTTATAACTTGTATTTGAACAATAACTCTCACCCACCAAGTATACAAATCATAAATTGAAAGCTGTAAAGGGAAAGGAGTTGTATAGCACAAAGCAATTCCATtagaaaaacaatttttttaagtttcccCTCTAATCTAAAGTAATATGTGTgcttaacataaaaatattaccCACACTTGCAGGTATATACTTTTGGCCTTTTGGCACCTAGCTAAACCTTATGATCCCTtccaaataatttcaataaaaattttagacaAAGATGTGGGCTAAGCATAAAAATATAACCTACCAAAGCATCACCATCACTCTCACACAATTTTCATAGACACAAATTAGTGAATGATCTAGTATAAACAGGAATGTATGTGCTTCAactcaatttttataaatacagGGACACAATTTATAGAAGATACAAGGCATAAAAAGTAACTAGCAGACCACTAATTCTGATTTCTAAATTTAAACTCTCCTATTTTATAGCATTGGATAAGCCTAGATATCTACAGCTGTCATATGCCACAGGATTTCACCAAGAATTGACTAAAAATTTACAGTTTTGATGTCACAAAGGTTTTGGCCACATGCTggaaattttcttgttttcgACACACACACCCTAAAGCTAGCTTGAATACTTCTGGATGCTTAGTCCTGTCATCAAGAAAACAGGATTATGAGCAGTTGCAATTGCTGCCTTGTTACTTTCATTCATGAGGTACTTCGAATCTTTATGTCTTACAATAACCTCTTGATCCACAAACTTCACAAATTTCATGAGCCACTGATCTAAGCTCGGCTTCTACATCACTCCTAGCCActacattatattttttgctCCTCCAAATAACCAAAATTCCTCCAATACATGCACAATAGCATGAGGTAGATTTCCAGCCAATAATGCTTCCAGCCCAATCTACATCTGTAAATACTTCCACATGAACCT encodes:
- the LOC120254696 gene encoding uncharacterized protein LOC120254696 isoform X2 gives rise to the protein MATGVLFSSSSFLSTLPCKPHHSIPLKKRPKRVSFVGCSSSSSEGSGESQNQSGGADDKPSFNPFGFVTDNPSSRSAIQLSESPAEAGNVGQMLYRIEDKGKDYGTYVKAGKFRWFVRETGTSNSRNGTIVFIHGAPTQSYSYRVVMSQMADAGYHCFAPDWIGFGFSDKPQPGYGFSYTEEEFHVEFDRLLSVLGVNSPFFLVTQGFLVGSYGLTWAVKNSDKVLKVVILNTPLSVSSQLPGLFQKLRIPLYGEFTCQNAVMAERFIEAGSPYVLKLDKADVYRLPYLESSGPGFAILEAARKANFKDILTRIETGFSSVSCCLYNNNFLMSPSSWL